The stretch of DNA GGTCCACGTATACGTGAACGAAGTGGCCCTGGGCACCGGCCCTCTCCTCCCCCTCCCGGAAGACGGCGAGTTCGTAACGCACGCTGCTTCGGCCCAGATGAGCCACCCGCACGCCCACGCTGAGCAATTCGGGAAAGGCGGCGGGGGCGAAGAAAGCGCAGCCCGTCTCCACCACCAGGCCGATCACCGTCCCCGCCTGCACGTCGAGGACACCGCGCGAGGCCAGGTAGGCGTTCACCGCCGTGTCGAAATAGGCGTAGTAGGTGACGTTGTTGACATGCCCATACACGTCGTTGTCCGCCCAGCGGGTCGGCATGGGGTGGTGGTAGGGGTAGGCGGCGCGCGTCTCCGGGGTGGGGCGGGTCATGGGGGCAGCGTACCGGGCCGCTGCGTTCTGGGAACGGGGACAGACCGGGGGCCGTTACACCCACACGTTAGATTGCGGGCATGGAAACTCTGGTCATCACGGCGGCACGGCGCACGCCGATTGGAACCTTCATGGGCTCTCTCGCTGAAGTCAGTTCCGTCGATCTGGGGGTGACGGCGGCGAAAGCGGTGCTGGAAGGCGTCAACGCCGAGGAGGTCGCGGACGTCATCGTCGGAAACGTCCTTCAGGCGGGCCAGGGCATGAACGTGGCGCGGCAGATCGCCATCAAATCGGGTCTGCCCCAGCATGTGCCCGGACAGACGGTGAACCGGGTGTGCGGCTCGGGCCTCCAGGCCGTCGTGAGCGCGGTGCAGGGCCTGCGCTCGGGGGACGGGAAGCTGTACCTGGCGGGCGGCACCGAGAGCATGAGCCGGGCACCCTACCTGCTTCCCCGGGCCCGGCAGGGCTACCGCCTGGGCCACGCGCAGGCGCTCGACTCCATCCTGTCGGATGGCCTGACCGACGTGTTCCACGACGTTCACATGGGCATCACCGCCGAGAACATCGCTGAGCAGTGGAACCTGTCGCGCGAGGAACAGGACGCCTTCGCGGTGGAGAGCCAGCGCCGGGCGGCGTCGGCCATCGACTCCGGCGCCTTCGCAGACGAGGTCGTGCCCGTGGAGGTGCCGGGCAAGAAGGGACCGACCCTCTTCGAGCGGGACGAGCATGTGCGGCCCGGCACCACGCCGGAGGCGCTCGCCAAACTCAAGCCCGCCTTCAAGAAGGACGGCACTGTGACCGCCGGGAACGCGAGCGGCCTGAACGACGGCGCGGCAATGCTGGCGATCAGCACCGAGGAGTACGCGAGGGCGAACGGCCTCCCTATCCTCGCCGAGATCACGAGCTACGCGGC from Deinococcus apachensis DSM 19763 encodes:
- a CDS encoding acyl-CoA thioesterase — its product is MTRPTPETRAAYPYHHPMPTRWADNDVYGHVNNVTYYAYFDTAVNAYLASRGVLDVQAGTVIGLVVETGCAFFAPAAFPELLSVGVRVAHLGRSSVRYELAVFREGEERAGAQGHFVHVYVDRGTRRPVPLPDALRTVLEDLRPAAGR
- a CDS encoding acetyl-CoA C-acetyltransferase, with the protein product METLVITAARRTPIGTFMGSLAEVSSVDLGVTAAKAVLEGVNAEEVADVIVGNVLQAGQGMNVARQIAIKSGLPQHVPGQTVNRVCGSGLQAVVSAVQGLRSGDGKLYLAGGTESMSRAPYLLPRARQGYRLGHAQALDSILSDGLTDVFHDVHMGITAENIAEQWNLSREEQDAFAVESQRRAASAIDSGAFADEVVPVEVPGKKGPTLFERDEHVRPGTTPEALAKLKPAFKKDGTVTAGNASGLNDGAAMLAISTEEYARANGLPILAEITSYAAIGVDPRVMGIGPAKAVPVALERAGMKVSDVNLFELNEAFAAQSLAVVRDLGVDPAQVNVTGGAIALGHPIGASGARVLVTLVHALRRSGQETGVASLCIGGGMGIAMVVRAR